A portion of the Flavobacterium limnophilum genome contains these proteins:
- a CDS encoding retropepsin-like aspartic protease, protein MNYLPYLLKKENYKKIKFKVSKTQHLLIKAKINGVKGNFILDTGASSSCVGFESIELFQLEAKKSKTQASGAGANGMLTQIAVSNKLQLGNWKNRDFDLVIFDLSHVNEALIQHKAKPVHGIIGADILMKGKGIIDYYNHCLYLMK, encoded by the coding sequence ATGAATTACCTTCCTTATCTTCTCAAAAAAGAAAACTACAAAAAAATAAAATTCAAGGTTTCGAAAACGCAGCATTTGCTTATCAAGGCGAAAATTAATGGAGTGAAAGGCAATTTTATTTTGGACACGGGTGCCAGTTCCAGTTGCGTGGGTTTTGAAAGCATTGAATTGTTTCAATTGGAAGCCAAAAAATCGAAGACACAAGCTTCGGGAGCTGGAGCAAATGGAATGCTTACCCAGATTGCCGTTAGCAACAAACTACAACTGGGCAATTGGAAAAACCGTGATTTTGACCTCGTGATTTTTGATTTATCGCACGTAAACGAAGCTTTGATTCAACACAAAGCCAAACCCGTTCACGGCATTATCGGCGCCGATATTTTGATGAAAGGCAAAGGAATTATTGATTATTACAATCATTGTTTGTATTTGATGAAATAA